A single window of Streptomyces griseoviridis DNA harbors:
- a CDS encoding right-handed parallel beta-helix repeat-containing protein produces the protein MHLRLFLASAGLLTGALVGLSGTGAGAAPQAAATVLYVAPGGTDAAAGTQSAPTTLASAISRVTSGGTIYLRGGTYAYGSTITVPAGTDGTSAAPTTLSAYPGEKPVLDFGAQTESSTNRGIQLYASYWHLYGLTVQHAGDNGIYVGGSHNVIERTVTAYNHDTGLQLGRIASTTPSSQWPSDNLVISSESHDNADSDGEDADGFAAKLTTGTGNVFRYDVSHHNIDDGWDLYTKTATGAIGPVTIEYSLSYSNGTLSDGTVNDNGDRNGYKLGGDDIAVNHVVRHDLAYGNGHHGFTYNSNPGTLTVSDNVGIDNAERNFSFDRGTSVFRTDTSCRFAVDGSNDKTVGDADGTNQFWTGTNGARCATYAGALGWSFASDGKLAVTFGGRAVTL, from the coding sequence ATGCACTTGAGGCTCTTTCTCGCGTCCGCAGGACTGCTGACCGGCGCGCTCGTCGGACTGTCGGGCACCGGCGCGGGCGCCGCACCGCAGGCCGCCGCGACCGTGCTCTACGTGGCACCCGGCGGCACCGACGCCGCCGCGGGCACCCAGTCCGCGCCCACCACCCTCGCCTCGGCGATCAGCCGGGTCACGTCCGGCGGCACGATCTATCTGCGCGGCGGCACCTACGCCTACGGTTCGACGATCACGGTCCCGGCCGGCACCGACGGCACCTCCGCCGCCCCGACCACCCTCTCCGCCTACCCGGGCGAGAAGCCGGTCCTCGACTTCGGCGCCCAGACGGAGAGTTCGACCAACCGCGGCATCCAGCTCTACGCCTCGTACTGGCACCTGTACGGCCTCACCGTGCAGCACGCGGGCGACAACGGCATCTACGTCGGCGGCAGCCACAACGTCATCGAGCGGACCGTGACGGCGTACAACCACGACACCGGGCTCCAGCTCGGCCGGATCGCCTCCACCACACCGAGCAGCCAGTGGCCCTCCGACAACCTCGTCATCAGCTCCGAGTCGCACGACAACGCCGACTCCGACGGCGAGGACGCCGACGGCTTCGCCGCCAAGCTGACCACCGGCACCGGGAACGTGTTCCGCTACGACGTCTCCCACCACAACATCGACGACGGCTGGGACCTGTACACCAAGACCGCCACGGGTGCCATCGGCCCGGTGACCATCGAGTACTCGCTCTCCTACAGCAACGGCACGCTCAGCGACGGCACCGTCAACGACAACGGCGACCGCAACGGCTACAAGCTCGGCGGCGACGACATCGCCGTCAACCACGTCGTGCGGCACGACCTCGCCTACGGCAACGGGCACCACGGGTTCACCTACAACAGCAACCCCGGCACGCTGACCGTCTCGGACAACGTCGGCATCGACAACGCGGAGCGCAACTTCTCCTTCGACCGCGGGACTTCGGTGTTCCGCACCGACACCTCGTGCCGGTTCGCCGTCGACGGCTCCAACGACAAGACGGTGGGCGACGCCGACGGCACCAACCAGTTCTGGACCGGTACCAACGGCGCCCGCTGCGCCACCTACGCGGGCGCCCTCGGCTGGTCGTTCGCGTCCGACGGGAAGCTCGCGGTGACCTTCGGGGGCCGCGCGGTCACCCTGTGA
- a CDS encoding sensor histidine kinase: MVTARPGTTGARETAPTARPDTPQTPQAALPYILGAARAALSALRELLGGLATALGALLVLALVAVTALTAPLGAGLLLAPLTLRALHALARRERARLTRTGPEVIPPPTPPNRLRAALGDPTTRRELRWLPRHAATGLPLGLLGLLLAMSAVRDTTFPLYWRLAPKDATATSVGIGVAHSWPDALAVALLGVGALAVLVGLGPAMARLQARPGRALLAAGPDQDLSLRVAELTATRAAALDAHATELRRIERALHDGTQNRLVSVTVLLGAARRQVARDPSRADEILERAQSAAEQALAELRTVARGILPPVLDDRGLSGALSGLAAESPVPCRIDVDVPQRCAASVEATAYFVAAEALTNVARHSGAGQVTVTVRGRGDRLLLTVADDGRGGADEGAGSGLTGIRRRVAAHDGTLRLTSPAGGPTTLEVDLPRGA; this comes from the coding sequence ATGGTGACGGCCCGACCGGGCACGACCGGGGCGCGCGAGACCGCGCCGACCGCCCGCCCCGACACCCCCCAGACCCCCCAGGCCGCGCTGCCGTACATCCTGGGCGCCGCCCGCGCCGCCCTCTCCGCCCTGCGGGAGCTGCTCGGCGGGCTCGCCACGGCCCTCGGCGCGCTCCTCGTCCTGGCCCTGGTCGCGGTGACCGCACTCACCGCGCCCCTCGGCGCGGGACTGCTCCTGGCCCCCCTCACCCTGCGCGCCCTGCACGCGCTGGCCCGCAGGGAACGCGCCCGCCTCACCCGGACAGGACCCGAGGTGATCCCCCCGCCCACGCCCCCGAACCGGCTCCGCGCCGCCCTCGGCGACCCCACCACCCGCCGCGAACTGCGCTGGCTGCCCAGACACGCCGCGACCGGCCTGCCGCTCGGGCTGCTCGGCCTGCTGCTGGCGATGTCCGCCGTCCGCGACACGACGTTCCCGCTGTACTGGCGGCTCGCGCCCAAGGACGCGACGGCGACGTCCGTCGGGATCGGCGTCGCGCACTCCTGGCCCGACGCGCTCGCCGTGGCGCTGCTCGGGGTGGGCGCGCTCGCCGTCCTCGTCGGGCTCGGGCCCGCCATGGCCCGGCTCCAGGCCCGCCCGGGACGCGCCCTCCTCGCGGCCGGCCCCGACCAGGACCTGTCGCTGCGGGTCGCCGAGCTGACCGCGACCCGGGCCGCCGCACTGGACGCCCACGCCACCGAACTGCGCCGTATCGAGCGGGCGTTGCACGACGGCACCCAGAACCGGCTGGTCTCCGTCACCGTCCTGCTCGGCGCGGCCCGCCGCCAGGTGGCCAGGGACCCGTCCCGCGCGGACGAGATCCTGGAGCGCGCCCAGTCCGCCGCCGAGCAGGCGCTGGCCGAGCTGCGCACCGTCGCGCGCGGCATCCTGCCGCCCGTCCTCGACGACCGCGGGCTGTCCGGCGCGCTGTCCGGCCTCGCCGCCGAGAGCCCCGTGCCGTGCCGGATCGACGTCGACGTGCCGCAGCGGTGCGCCGCCTCCGTCGAGGCCACCGCCTACTTCGTGGCCGCCGAGGCGCTCACCAACGTCGCCAGGCACAGCGGCGCCGGCCAGGTCACCGTCACCGTCCGCGGGCGCGGCGACCGGCTGCTCCTGACGGTCGCCGACGACGGCCGCGGCGGCGCCGACGAGGGCGCGGGATCGGGCCTGACCGGCATCCGCCGCCGGGTGGCGGCCCACGACGGCACCCTCCGCCTGACCAGCCCGGCCGGCGGCCCGACGACACTTGAGGTGGACCTTCCCCGTGGAGCCTGA
- a CDS encoding TetR/AcrR family transcriptional regulator, whose product MSDGDQSARRPRRADARRNEGALLDAAATVFVASGVEAPVRDIAAEAGVGTATIYRHFPTRADLIIAVYRHQVEACADAGPALLASCPSPYAALGRWIDLFVDFLVTKHGLAGVLQSDNAGFENLHAYFIDRLVPVCTQLLDAAKAAGEISTPLSALELMRGVGNLCIGAERSVDYDARRLVGVLVAGLRRTG is encoded by the coding sequence ATGAGCGACGGCGACCAGAGCGCGCGGCGACCCCGGCGGGCGGACGCCCGGCGCAACGAGGGCGCCCTCCTGGACGCCGCCGCCACGGTCTTCGTCGCGTCCGGCGTGGAGGCCCCGGTGCGGGACATCGCGGCCGAGGCGGGCGTCGGGACGGCTACGATCTACCGCCACTTCCCGACCCGCGCCGACCTGATCATCGCCGTCTACCGGCACCAGGTGGAGGCGTGCGCGGACGCGGGCCCCGCACTGCTGGCGAGCTGCCCGAGCCCGTACGCGGCCCTGGGGCGCTGGATCGACCTGTTCGTGGACTTCCTGGTCACCAAGCACGGCCTCGCGGGCGTGCTCCAGTCGGACAACGCGGGGTTCGAGAACCTGCACGCGTACTTCATCGACCGCCTGGTGCCGGTCTGCACCCAGCTCCTCGACGCGGCGAAGGCGGCGGGCGAGATCAGCACCCCGCTGAGCGCCCTCGAACTCATGCGCGGGGTCGGGAACCTCTGCATCGGCGCGGAGAGGAGCGTCGACTACGACGCCCGGCGGCTGGTGGGGGTCCTGGTGGCGGGGCTGCGGCGGACGGGCTGA
- a CDS encoding response regulator transcription factor translates to MRVVIAEDDPLLREGLALLLRAESLDVAATAGTPQEALDAIDAHRPDVAILDVRMPPTHTDEGIRAAVAARDRHPGLAVLVLSAYVEQSFATQLLTGGVGGLGYLLKERVGRVEEFLDALHRVASGGTAIDPEVVAQLFTRTRKDSRLERLSPREREVLALMAEGLGNTAIAGRLVVTDGAVHKHIRSIFAKLDLSPADQSDRRVAAVLRYLEDARRATP, encoded by the coding sequence CTGCGGGTCGTGATCGCCGAGGACGACCCGCTGCTGCGCGAAGGGCTCGCCCTGCTGCTGCGTGCCGAGTCCCTCGACGTGGCGGCCACCGCGGGCACCCCGCAGGAGGCCCTCGACGCCATCGACGCGCACCGCCCCGACGTCGCCATCCTCGACGTGCGGATGCCGCCGACCCACACCGACGAAGGCATCCGCGCGGCCGTGGCGGCCCGCGACCGGCACCCGGGACTCGCCGTCCTGGTGCTCTCCGCGTACGTCGAGCAGAGCTTCGCCACCCAGCTGCTCACCGGCGGCGTCGGCGGACTCGGCTATCTGCTCAAGGAACGGGTGGGCCGGGTCGAGGAGTTCCTCGACGCGCTGCACCGGGTGGCGTCGGGCGGCACCGCCATCGACCCCGAGGTGGTCGCCCAACTCTTCACCCGCACCCGCAAGGACAGCCGTCTCGAGCGCCTGAGCCCGCGTGAGCGCGAGGTGCTCGCGCTGATGGCCGAGGGGCTCGGCAACACCGCGATAGCGGGGCGGCTCGTGGTCACCGACGGTGCCGTCCACAAACACATCCGCAGCATCTTCGCGAAGCTGGACCTGTCCCCCGCCGACCAGTCGGACCGCAGGGTCGCGGCGGTCCTGCGCTACCTGGAGGACGCCCGCCGCGCGACGCCGTAG
- a CDS encoding isocitrate lyase/PEP mutase family protein produces the protein MNATHGTKLREQIAAPGTTPLIGVYDMYSASIAAQHYDGMFVSGFGFAASHYGLPDIGFIAWPDMVAFVQRLRGAFPHHHLLVDIDDGYVDPEVACHVVEGLERIGASGVILEDQKRPRRCGHADGKQVLPLEEYLEKLEQVLATRRDLVVVARTDATDERDILHRAERLAATDADVVLVDGVRSVEWIRRIREVVGGKPLLFNQIAGGKSPRLSLGELSDLGVDVAIYSTPCLFAAHEAMDSALTGLKERDGRLPEVDAASGVGVQVSTRLLERNIARQLSRPEGVGV, from the coding sequence ATGAACGCGACCCACGGCACGAAGCTGCGCGAACAGATCGCCGCGCCCGGCACGACGCCCCTCATCGGCGTCTACGACATGTACTCGGCGTCGATCGCCGCCCAGCACTACGACGGCATGTTCGTCTCCGGGTTCGGATTCGCGGCCTCGCACTACGGGCTGCCCGACATCGGGTTCATCGCCTGGCCCGACATGGTGGCCTTCGTCCAGCGGCTGCGCGGCGCCTTCCCGCACCACCACCTGCTGGTGGACATCGACGACGGCTACGTCGACCCGGAGGTCGCCTGCCACGTCGTCGAGGGCCTCGAACGGATCGGCGCCTCCGGAGTGATCCTGGAGGACCAGAAGCGGCCCCGCCGCTGCGGGCACGCCGACGGCAAGCAGGTGCTGCCCCTCGAGGAGTACCTGGAGAAGCTGGAGCAGGTCCTCGCGACCCGCCGCGACCTGGTGGTGGTGGCCCGCACCGACGCCACGGACGAGCGCGACATCCTGCACCGGGCCGAGCGGCTGGCCGCCACCGACGCCGACGTCGTGCTCGTCGACGGGGTCCGCAGCGTGGAGTGGATCCGCCGCATCCGCGAGGTCGTCGGCGGCAAGCCGCTGCTGTTCAACCAGATCGCGGGCGGCAAGTCGCCCCGGCTCTCCCTGGGCGAGCTGTCCGACCTCGGCGTGGACGTGGCGATCTACAGCACGCCCTGCCTGTTCGCCGCCCACGAGGCGATGGACTCCGCGCTCACCGGGCTGAAGGAGCGCGACGGCCGGCTGCCCGAGGTGGACGCGGCGAGCGGGGTCGGGGTGCAGGTCTCCACCCGGCTCCTTGAGCGGAACATCGCCCGCCAGCTGAGCCGGCCCGAGGGCGTGGGCGTGTGA
- a CDS encoding CPBP family intramembrane glutamic endopeptidase, with translation MTTHTPVDHDPHQPRPTEQAPGGKPPGGPGPRRVLARHPVTWFFTLAFALSWLAWTPYILSGNGLGLWHFTFPGGALGSQLLGVLPGAYLGPIGSALLVTWCAEGRAGLRAWRRRMTRFRVGARWYALVLVSVPAALIVCTAAVSGQDPVLPPAAVLLAYLPALALQMVTTGLAEEPGWREFAMPRLQDRYGPLGATLVVGPLWGAWHLPLFLTEWGGGPHVDPVKPVEFMATTLAFSAVLTWLFNRSGESMPLVMLAHTSVNNYFSTAWTDMFPSVPDAVTGHAFLLASVTAALILLVVTRGRLGLRPAPVTG, from the coding sequence GTGACCACGCACACCCCCGTCGACCACGACCCCCACCAGCCCCGCCCCACCGAGCAGGCCCCGGGCGGGAAGCCCCCCGGCGGCCCGGGACCGCGCCGCGTCCTCGCCCGCCACCCGGTCACCTGGTTCTTCACCCTGGCGTTCGCCCTGAGCTGGCTGGCCTGGACGCCGTACATCCTCTCCGGCAACGGCCTCGGCCTCTGGCACTTCACCTTCCCCGGCGGCGCCCTGGGCAGCCAGCTCCTCGGCGTCCTGCCCGGCGCCTACCTCGGCCCGATCGGCTCGGCCCTCCTGGTGACCTGGTGCGCCGAGGGCCGGGCGGGACTGCGTGCCTGGCGGCGCCGGATGACCAGGTTCCGGGTCGGCGCCCGCTGGTACGCGCTCGTCCTGGTCTCGGTCCCCGCCGCGCTGATCGTCTGCACGGCGGCGGTGTCGGGCCAGGACCCCGTGCTGCCGCCCGCCGCCGTCCTCCTCGCGTATCTGCCCGCCCTCGCCCTCCAGATGGTCACCACCGGCCTCGCCGAGGAGCCCGGCTGGCGGGAGTTCGCGATGCCGCGCCTCCAGGACCGGTACGGACCGCTGGGCGCCACCCTGGTCGTCGGCCCGCTGTGGGGCGCCTGGCACCTGCCGCTGTTCCTCACCGAGTGGGGCGGCGGGCCGCACGTGGACCCCGTCAAGCCGGTGGAGTTCATGGCGACCACGCTCGCCTTCAGCGCCGTGCTGACCTGGCTGTTCAACCGCTCGGGGGAGAGCATGCCGCTGGTGATGCTGGCGCACACCAGCGTGAACAACTACTTCTCGACGGCGTGGACGGACATGTTCCCTTCCGTCCCCGACGCGGTGACCGGCCACGCCTTCCTGCTCGCCTCGGTGACCGCGGCCCTGATCCTGCTGGTGGTCACGAGGGGCAGGCTCGGGCTGCGCCCGGCACCGGTCACAGGGTGA